A window of the Arachis duranensis cultivar V14167 chromosome 5, aradu.V14167.gnm2.J7QH, whole genome shotgun sequence genome harbors these coding sequences:
- the LOC107489551 gene encoding cytochrome P450 78A5-like, whose protein sequence is MSVDFKLLFFPNLVQQPISTLHAALAVLFVVTCFFWLSPGGLAWALAKSVGGTVIPGPLGLPLLGLLRVFMGETPHRVLAKLAQTFRANKLMGFSVGLTRFVISSDPATAKEILGSPDFADRPVKESAYELLFHRAMGFAPYGEYWRNLRRISSTHLFCQKRLTGFEGFRRSVGLNMVKDFKSMMGEKGHVEVKKVLHFGSLNNVMMMVFGKCYEFLNGDDGNGVMLEELVSEGYELLGVFNWNDHFPVLGWMDLQAVRRRCRCLASKVNVFVGKIIEDHRVKRISGEYVAGETVGDFVDVLLDLEKENKLTDSDMIAVLWEMIFRGTDTVAILLEWVLARMVLHPDMQAKAQGEIDEVVGSRPVLDIDIPNLPYLQCIVKEALRLHPPGPLLSWARLAIRDVFIGDKLVPAGTTAMVNMWAITHNEDVWPEPDVFKPERFMEMERDVNIIGCDLRLAPFGAGRRVCPGKSMGLATVHLWFAQLLQGFQWVPCEEKPVDLSECLKLSMEMKSPLICKAVPRVVA, encoded by the exons ATGTCGGTGGATTTTAAacttcttttcttccccaacCTTGTTCAGCAACCTATCTCAACTCTCCATGCTGCTCTTGCTGTGCTCTTCGTGGTCACTTGTTTCTTTTGGCTTTCTCCCGGCGGGCTTGCATGGGCCTTGGCAAAGTCCGTTGGTGGGACAGTTATTCCTGGCCCGTTGGGCCTACCTCTACTTGGTCTCCTTCGTGTCTTCATGGGGGAGACACCGCACCGTGTCCTTGCTAAGTTGGCCCAGACCTTTCGGGCCAATAAGCTCATGGGCTTTTCAGTGGGCTTAACCCGGTTCGTCATCTCAAGCGACCCGGCAACTGCTAAAGAGATTCTGGGAAGCCCAGATTTTGCAGACAGGCCCGTAAAAGAGTCGGCTTATGAGCTCCTCTTTCATAGGGCAATGGGGTTCGCACCGTACGGAGAATACTGGAGGAACCTGAGGAGGATCTCGTCGACCCACTTGTTCTGTCAAAAGAGGCTCACGGGCTTCGAAGGGTTCAGGAGATCAGTTGGCTTGAACATGGTGAAAGATTTCAAGTCCATGATGGGAGAGAAGGGACACGTTGAGGTGAAAAAGGTGCTTCATTTCGGGTCCTTGAACAATGTAATGATGATGGTGTTTGGGAAGTGCTATGAATTTTTGAATGGTGATGATGGTAATGGTGTTATGCTTGAAGAGCTTGTTAGTGAAGGGTATGAGTTGTTGGGTGTTTTTAACTGGAATGACCATTTTCCTGTTCTCGGGTGGATGGACCTTCAGGCTGTGAGGAGAAGGTGTAGGTGTTTGGCTTCAAAGGTGAATGTGTTTGTTGGGAAGATTATAGAGGATCATAGGGTGAAGAGGATTTCCGGTGAGTATGTTGCTGGTGAAACCGTTGGAGACTTCGTTGATGTCTTGCTTGATTTGGAGAAAGAGAACAAGCTCACTGATTCTGATATGATTGCTGTTCTTTGG GAAATGATTTTCAGAGGAACGGACACAGTGGCCATCTTACTGGAATGGGTACTTGCAAGAATGGTTCTTCATCCAGATATGCAAGCCAAGGCACAAGGCGAGATTGATGAAGTGGTTGGGTCAAGGCCGGTTTTGGATATTGACATACCCAACCTGCCTTACCTACAGTGCATTGTGAAGGAGGCCCTAAGGTTACACCCACCGGGGCCACTTCTTTCATGGGCCCGTCTTGCCATACGCGATGTCTTCATTGGGGACAAGCTCGTACCGGCTGGAACCACAGCGATGGTTAACATGTGGGCCATAACGCACAATGAAGATGTGTGGCCGGAACCTGACGTATTCAAGCCGGAGAGATTTATGGAAATGGAAAGAGATGTGAATATAATCGGCTGTGATCTTAGGCTTGCTCCTTTTGGTGCTGGGAGAAGGGTGTGCCCAGGAAAGTCCATGGGCCTGGCCACCGTTCACCTCTGGTTTGCTCAGCTTCTCCAGGGCTTTCAGTGGGTCCCGTGTGAGGAAAAGCCTGTGGACTTGTCTGAGTGCCTCAAGCTTTCAATGGAAATGAAGTCGCCCCTTATTTGCAAAGCTGTTCCTAGGGTTGTTGCTTGA